Below is a window of Eschrichtius robustus isolate mEscRob2 chromosome 13, mEscRob2.pri, whole genome shotgun sequence DNA.
AAGCAGGCTTAGCTCACAGGGAGCCGAGGGGCCAGCTCCATGAATTTATTCATGTTCTGTTGCTCTTTCCCCACGCTCTGGAATGAAGCTGCCAGCTCACCAGGTCCTTACTGCTTCCCCTGCAGCTGTCAACATTCGGCCGAGAAGGGACCTGGGTAGGGTCAAGGCCAGCTAGTGCCCCTGGGGCCAGAAGCCAAGTGTCTGGGCTCAAGAGGAAATActggagcccaggctggggtCTGGGACAACCTACCCAGAGCTCCTTGGGCAGCCAGACTGGGAGGCCCCAGGGAGGTTGTGTGGTAGGGAATGGGATGTAAGCAGAGAGGTGTGCTGCAGGACATAGAATGCGCAGTGGAGGAGGGGACAGGAGAGGAAGACTTTGAGTTCCCTAGGCTCCTCTATTTAAAAGCACAGCCCAGTCTGAATCCTGCCTTACCCTCTGCCCTTGACTCtgcactaaccctgaccctaatcCCAAAGTATACACTTGACTCCTCTCCAATCGTAAAATGAATCCTAACTCTATAACCAGACTCTAAATAGAACCCATCCCCACCTGTCCTGTCCTGGAACCTAGGGGTCTCCCAAGAATGTCCCCCAGGGCTTAGGGCCAGGTGTGTGTCAGAGTTCTGAGGACCAGACTTTAGATTAGCGTGTGATTAGCATATTATTTGCATGTGATATGTGCCTTCTACTCTGAGGAAGTTTTCTTGTTAAAATTTTATGAAGTCTAGCGGAAAGGTCCTGGCTCCttgaagtttttctctttttgttccttCTCCCACACTCCTTGTCACTGACCCAGACCCCTTCAAGGGAAGAAAGGGGGTGAGGAAATGAGCAGTAGAAAACTCATGGGAGGAAAGATCCTGGTAGTGTGATCTACCCCTGTCACTTGCAGTATAACTTccacaagcctcagtttcctcatccataagagCAGAGGAACCAGCTGGCTGATGTTACATTAAGATCTAAGGAAATGCACTCCACCCCCGCCGCACCCCGCACtctctccttcctcacctctcagGGCCATCCATAGTGTGGTTCTTCTCCACTTCCCTCCACTCCACCCATACACACACTCTGGCTCCCAACTCCTATATGTAAGATCACACAGAACTGGAAGCAACCTGGGTTGCCTGGTACCAGACCCCTGGtatgaagagaaaggaaaaatgccCACCTGAGAGGACAGGGAATAACATGGATAGGGAAATAACATTATTGAGTGCTTACAGTATTTTAGAGCTTTTACTTGAGAGTTACTGCATCCTCAATGCATCCCTGAGAGGatgtattgtctccattttacagatgaggaaactgaggcctggaaatGAGAAATGGCTTGTCCTGTATCACCTTGTAAGTGGCAGCCCTAGAACTGGAGTTCCGATCTCCTGGCTTCCTTCTCACTGCCTTGGAGAAGAGAAATGACACCCAAGGCAGTGGAAGGGTGAGAGAAGCAGGacaggagtggggagagagatTTGGATTGGTCTCAGGGGAGACCTATGTGTGTGAGGCCAACGGGGCAGGGCCTTGGCTCAGGTtgtcccccatcccccacccccagcactgaCACACAACAGGTGCTCGGTTGTTAGCTGAAGGATGTCGGCCGAAGTCAGCTGCGGAGAAGAGCTGTTCAGTCcgaagaggagagggaagagaaaagggagggagaaggaaacgAAGCGAACTGCAGAAAAATGTGCTCAAGAGGCAAAAGGCAGAAAAGCTGGCCAGAGTGCTGAAGACCGCTCTCCACTCACCACCGGTGGGAAAAGAGTAGCGGCCCAAGAGCCTGCGCACACTTTGCCCTCTGGCGCAGAGGGTTGACAGGCTTCAGCGAGGGGCGAGAGAGCAAATACGCCGCCGGGCCTAGGGCTTCTACTCATCCGCCGCACGGATTCCCTGGCACCGCAGCTCAGTGCAGCCTTAGGTTCTAAGGGCCGCCGCCAGAGCCCACGGGGCTGAGAACAGGCTCCTGGCTCCACAAGGAGGGGCTAGAGATTGCTTCCAAGGTATCTGTCAGGCCAGCCCTTGACCCCTGGCCAGGTGTGGCTCCTCGCCGTagcctctctctccacctccttTTGCTCCCCTCTCCCCGCGCCGTCCACCAACTCCAGCCTCCAGTTAATGAAATGTGGCGAGCGGCCGCACAGACAGCTGTCACACCCATCATTTCTCCTCCAGGATATTGGATCCCGCCCTGGGAGACCGACAGGTGAGCACAGGAGAGGTGGTGCGGGGAACCGAGGGCTGGGCTCCGGCTGGTGGGAGCCCGGAGCGCAGGGGGCAGCGCCAAGCTGGAATCTTCGAAGGCTCTGCGAAACGAGGTCGGCCGTAGCATGCTTTCTGCCCGGGGCCCCTAGCTCTTTACTTTTCTCCATCGAGCAGGAGACTTCACACACCCCACAGCCACGGCGCCCTGACCCGCGTCGACCCGGGACTCCTGGTCCCGCACCCTAGGAGGATCTGGCCCCCCTTGTGCGCTGCGCATAGAGGCTCTGAGCCGGCGGCCGCGGCCCGGTGcttcctcccacctccttccatctcttccttcgttctccccctccttcccgaGCTTCCTCCCCGGCGGCCGCGGCCTTTATTAGGGATTCCGCGGCTGTCGGTCCCGCCATCCATCCTGTCCGCCGGCAATTAGGCAGCCAGACAAAGAGCAGCTTCGGATGGATGAGGGTCCCGGCGGATCGGAAATGTGAAGGGTCAGCGCTGCCGCCCGCGGCGCACCCCGCTCCCCCTCCGCATAATCACCGGCCGCCCGTCACTCAGCCGGCCTCCCGGGGAGCtccggggccggggctggggaggGCGAGGGCGGGACTGCAGCCTAGGTGCCTAGGGCATGGCGAAGGCGGACCTGCAACAGGGGCGCCTCCTGCTGGAGAATGGAGGACTGCGGGAGGCCGGAGGTacctggaggagagagagggcaggACATGGCCCCACACGATCCCTGAAGGCGGACTGGGGGACTGCTGCTTGGGGGCTTCCTGTACAGAAGCGGGGACTTCAGCTACGGGAGAGAGGAAGATGGTGGCCAACGCGCCCCCTGCTGGGAGGCTGCGGGACGAAGCCCTAGGGCCTCGGGTCTGAAGAAGTCGAACCGAGCCCAGGACGATCTCCCTAGGGTCTGTAGCCTGGTGCGCCTCCTGTTGGAATAAAATGATACTGCGCTTCTATTCCCGGATCTCTTAAGTGAAATCCAACCCATGCACATCAAATCCAGAAAAGCTGCAAGGCTGGGCGAGTCCGAATGGAGCCAGAGGAAGTTCAAGGAGTCCGGTTTTTACTGCGGGTTCTTTGGCGCTAGCTCCCAGCTGACAAATCAACATCTCAATCTGACAATTATTAGTCGAGGTGGGGGGAGACGGGCTTTCGCCGCCTGGGCCGCTTAGCCCTCCCTGCGGGCGGCAGAGAGGTGGGCGGTGCTGGCAGTGATGAACGACTCCGGGGTGGGGGGACCCGGGTCCCCGAGCGCGCATTCATTACTCGACTGACAGGCAGGCGGCGGGCCGGGCGGGCCGCGAGTGGACGTGCCGGGAAAGAGGCAGTGGCAGGAAGGAAAGTAAGGGAGGCGTATAGCAGCCCCACTGCCCGGTCAGCTCCCGGTTCTTCACCTCGACCCTGGTACTTGACTTCCTTAAGCTCAGCCTTTTACCTGTTGCAGCTGGCCATGGTTGAAGAATTTGGGGAGCGAGGACGGGGACCTAAGCCCTCTGCTTAGGTTAGGCGATTGAAGATCTAAGATGTCAAGACAGGGTGTAGACAGGCTTTAAGACTAGGCGCTTGTACCTGACCTAGGAGGAACCGTGCATAACTGTGCACGCAGAGGTGGTGTGTTGTGACAGGGATTGATGGGTGTGGGTCGCGTGTGGGGGTCAGTGATTGTGTGTGTCAGTGTTAGGGACGTGTCGGCCTGATTTTGTCAGTGGAGGTGTGTGCTGCGTGTGTCTGAGGATGAGCTGCCACCTCTCCCTGCATGACTgtgccccccccacacacacatttgcTGTCAGCCCTCTGTCTCCAGTTCTGTAGGAAACAGCAGTGTGCACGGTGACAGCTGAGGTGTGCTgcaggggggggcgggggggatagATGTTAACTGTGAGGATGCTGGTTTGCACAACTGCTCCCTTCTACCACCTCCACCACAACATCATCCCTTTCCCAAGCTTCCTGAAAGTAGTGAATGGTTTCTTCCAAAGTCTGGAGACCCAGTTGCTAAGTCCTGGGGAAGGAAGTGATTACCACCAGAGTTTTCTGCAGTCCACATACATATCCACATATACGCAGTTGCCATCACATATACAGTCTCCAATATAAGATGTGAGCCACAACCCATCTGGCTTCCCCAGGCTGGTGGTGGACAGAGAGGAAGAGGTAGATCTCAGGACAGGAAAGGGCAGACCATTAGACCTCTCAGAGAACCCACCTCTTTGGGGCCTGGGCTATTGCTTCTAGGACCCTTACCTTTTGGATTTCAGGTCCAGTTACTAGTGGACACCTTGGGAGGATAATGCTAATTATATTCTAATTCCTTTCCCTAATAACTCTCTTTCTTCACCTGGCTTTGTCTCCACTCTCAAACACACCAAAGGGGGACCTTCCCAGTCCTGAATCTCCTGGGTCTATAGGTCAGGGAGTTGAGGTGATTCTGGGTCTCTGGTCCCCTGTTTTGTTCAGTGTGTCTTTGAGCCACCTTCCCTTTGCCTCGCTCTTCTTTAAACATAGGGTATCTCTTGGAGCCTCTATATCTTTGTCTCTGCACCCCTCCTTGTATCTGTATGTCTCCACGTTTAGGAATCTCTTCCAAATTTGTCTCCCTACATTTAGGGGTCTCTCTTTGTTCCTCTGGGGCTTCTCCCTCTGGGAATACCCCAGCGCAACAGCGAGGcccatggggatggggaaggccaCGTAGGGCTTCCTTCCTGCCCCCATCCAGAGGGGAATGCAACCTAAGGATGGCTAGGTAATGTCAGGGCCTGGCCACGGCCTGGGCCTAGTAGCTTCTCATTCAGGGCACAGGCACCTGGTCGATGTCCTGCTgtccgcctccccccccccccaactcccaaGCAGCCCTCCTCCAagcccccgccccctccacccgcctggaaaaggcaaatttgacatttttaaatCCCGAGCCTTAGAGGGATCGATGCGGCCCGGGGGCCCCGCCCGGGGTCGATATTCCTGATTGGGAAGCGGCCGCTGAGCGGAGCCAGAGTGTAAATCACCCgaactgggggagggggcgcgggagCCAATTGCTTCCCAGGCTTTCGGAGCTAGGCGAGGTCCCGGCCCGGCCCAACCCCAGGGCAATGGAATGAGGAGACCGATAGACCTTAGAGACCGAGAGACAAGCCCGCCCTTGGGCTCCCCCCTCCCCGGCGCAGCTCTAGCTCTGCGGGCCGGCTCTGGTCTCGCTTCAACGGCCGTCACCCTCCGTTGCCCCTGGAGCCGCCGGGGAGGCCGGTGTCGGAGCCAGCCATGCGGCGGCTCCTCTCCGGCCGCTCCCGCGGGGCCTGGGCTTCGGCGGCGGCTGTCACGAAGCCGACAGGCCAGGCCGgccgggaaggggagggtggcgggggagaggtggggggaaggcTGGCGCGGATCTGGCTCACAGTGGGCGCGCAACAGATGTTTGCGGAATTGAGGGACAGCAAGGTGGCGTGGGCACCGAGCGGCGCGGAGCCGGGGCTGCAggcgcgggcggggcggggggcggcccagacctgtcggagctgagAGTCTGGCCATCCAGCGGGGATGAGCAGGCACCCGAGGGCGCTCTGGGGAGGCCGAGCTGGATAGACCCCCTCTCCATGTGACCAGGGTAGCAGAGAACAAAAGAGAATGGGGTGAGAAGGCAAGTTCGGGCCCCACCTACAGCCTCCTCCGCCGCTCCTGCCCGCCAAGCCTCTCAGTTCTCtcttggggaaacagaggcagccGAGGCTGAGAAGGGCCAGGAAGGTTAAAAGCAATGTCAGCGACGAGGCTGGGGCAGCAACCAGAATTCCCGCGTGGGTCTCTGGATTCACCTGCCCGCCCCGGGTCCACCTGGGTAAATACACCACCACGTCCCCACCGCAGCTCAGACCCTTCCTTCCCGCTTCAGCTTGTCAGATCCTGCGCCAGTTTATAGAACAACAATTTGGGGAAAACAATCCGGGCCGAGTGACGGCCCCGTAATTGTGACAAAGTGAGTGCGGGCGGCTGGAGAGAGCGCTAGGGCGGGAGCGCAGCGGGGCGAGGCGGAGGTAGGGGCGCCGCCAGCTCGCCCTGCCGCCCTCTCGTTCTCATTCCGGTCATCTGCCATCCCTCTCCTTGACTCTTCTCCAGTTCTTTTTCTCTCGGCTCCCGTCGCCTCCCTTCGCTTGTTCCTCCATcgctcttccctttcctctgggTAACGGCTTTTCTCCCGCCCCTGCCCCGCCGCAGCCCCTCCCCCGGTGCGCTTTTTCCTCTCTCACGTCTCCCTCTCTTCTCCGCCCTTCACTTGTTTCTCCATCCTCTCCTCGTGCTCAGTAGCCCTTGGGGCCCTGGCTCCCACCGCACAATCCGCTTCTCTCCCGCCCCAGTCCCGGCTTCCCCATGTCTAGCCCTGAGCCTCCTCCCCGGTCCTCACTTTCTGGGAGGCCAGCGCAGCTGGGCACACGGGGGTTCCTCCTGCCTCACAGCCAGGGGCGCGCGGCGGCCCGGGGACCCAGGCGGCCTGCGTTTTCTCTCCCCCTCCCGCCgctgcctctcccacccctctcgcTGCGCCCGGAATCAGTTTGTTTGTCCAGCGGCGCCTGCCGCCGCTGGAGCTATTTGCCGAGCTTAGCGCGCTGCTGCGCAGTGCCTGCCCAATTAAGTCTCATTCATTATTCAGCGCCCCcgtccgcccccgccccccagctggCGGCTCCAGTGTCGCTTTCAGGCctctcccagccctggcccctcAGTGAGCCCTAGGGGGCAACATGGGGAGCCGCGTTACCTCGCCGGGCGGGGATAAGGACTGAAGGGGCTGGGAATGTAGGAGGGGACAGAAGCACTCGGCCGACTGCGGGGAGGCAACATGGGTGAGGCCCACCGCAACCCCAAGTCAAAGCTGGGGGACCTTGGAGATCCACGCTTTtcctttacagaggaggaaacaggcccaAAGAAGCGGCAAGACTTGACCGAGGTCACGTAGCAGGGTTGGAGCCCACGACATTAAAACGAAGGCATCTTGCAAACGAAGGCCATTCCAGCATCGAGGCGTGAGGACGCAGACTATTCTCCTCGTGGGGAGGCCCTCACCCCCATCCCTTTTTGCTCCTGGTTCTCCCTCTCGCCAAAGTCGGCGAGATGCAGCTGACTTGGGGTTCCTGGGGGAACGGGAGGCTCCTCAGGTCTCAGGCTCAGATCTAGACGTAGTGCCCCTGACTGGCAGGCCTGGAGGCGGGGCAGTGAGGCAAACTCAGGGGGAGAGCCCCTCTCTGCAGCCTGTCCACTGGTGTCTCTGCCTTAAGGGAATTGGAAGTGGAGCCATCCAAGACAGCCTTGAACGGCAGTGGAACAGGGAGAGAGGACTGCAGCCTGAGGTGAGGGAGGAGTCACCCTCCCATTTGCGGGGGTGGAAAGGGGAGATCAAGggcttgtttttgcttttataggGGACCGCCCTGGGCTGCTTTGCCCGGGCATCTGGACAAGGTGAGTCCGGGGACCCGCCCGGCACCTCCCGTCCGCAGGCGGCAGCGCCACCTGGCGGTCGTGGTGTCGCTGTGTAGGCGCTCTCGGCCTGGAGTGGGCCCTGCGCCAGCCGGGGTGAGCCTGGGAAGGCGGAATGCGCCAGGAACACCTTAAACCGAGTTTACCCGAGAGGGCGGGCGAGAGGAGCCCCAGCCTGAAAGGTGATCCCTAAGGGGCCAGGGAGGGCCTTGGGGAGGGGCCTGGCCAGGACGGCCGGACTTCCGTGACACagcaaacacagaaagacaaagtcCATTTGGATGGAAGTGGGAGCGGAAAGAGAGGGGCCATTTTGACTCTGTGGTCAAAGGAAATGACTGATATGATGGGGTCTGGGAGCCGAGGTGCCCAGGTACCGCTACTCTCCCTGGGACTAGCGGGTACTGGCTGGTGGTCAGGAGGCCCTCTCTGTGTAGAAGCGAGAGACCAGCAGGGGCACTTTACATCTGGTTTGATATTCTGGGGATTCATCGGGCCCCTGTGGAGAGACTTGACAAGTTTGCCCTGGAAAGAGGTGGTTGAATTGCGGGGTGCCAGGGTCTAGGTCAAAATGTAGTTTTTCAGAGCTGGAGGGAACTCAGGACTTCTTTCAAGGTTGACTTGTGGGAAGATGTCCTGGTCTGGACAGATGGGAGGCTGGAGAGGGGCTGAAATCTCCGCCAAGTGTCTTGAGGGCGGCCACAGTCAGAGCTGGGGCCCGGTGGAGCGGGCTGTGTGGCAGGGGACTTTAAAAATGTGTGGGAACTTTTGGGGACATTGTATTCACTCCGATTCATTCCACCTCTCCCCCTCAACCCCACGAGTCATTCCAGGAGGTCAGTGGTCTGAGGGGAGGTCTGAAATTTAAGCTTCTGCTTTTTTTGTCCATGTGCTGAGTTCTCAGTTACTCAACTGAAAGCATTTCAAACATTCTTCTCCCCTAAATTCGGAGTCACTGTGGTTGTAAAAAACAGAGCTGGGGTGCTAGACTTAAGGGTATGGGAGAACCACAATTTCAGGGACATTCAGGAAGATCTGGACTTGACTAATATTGGAAGGAGAAATGGTTACTGTGTGGGGACCTGGATATAATCTTATGACTGCTTTTTTCCATGTCTTAGGGTCTAAGGATAACTCTGGGGCCGTGACTGCCATGATTCTCACAGATGATCCCAGATTTTGGCATTCTGAGCAATGGCAGGTGCCACTGGACTTGTTCTGAAACCCTTTTCCTAGAGGATGGCCAAGGGGCTCCTGATGACCTATGCCCTCTGGGCTGTAGGGGGCCTTGCTGGGCTCCATCACCTGTACCTGGGGCGGGACAGCCATGCACTGCTCTGAATGCTtaccctggggggtggggggggggtggcctAGGCTGGCTCTGGGAATTCTGGAAGCTCCCAAGCTTTGTTGCTCAGGCCAACAGACCCCAGGGGCAGAGGCAGAGCTCAGGAGGGGGGACACACCCTTTGAGTCCCATTCACTTTGCTGCCCAGATGATAGTAGGCATTTATTTTGGCCTTGTGGCTCTCATTAGCCTCTCCTTCATGGGCAGCTTCTATATTGTGGGCCTCCCACTGGCAGTTGGCTTAGGGGTTTTGCTGATGGCTGCTGTTGGTAACCAGACCTCAGACTTTAAGAACACTCTAGGAGCAGCATTTCTTACTTCCCCTATTTTCTATGGCCGCCCCATAGCCATCCTGCCCATCATCTTGGCTGCTGGCATCACAGCCCAGAAGCATCGCCTCTACAAAGCTTCAGTTGGGTCAGAGATGCTCAGTGTGAGGCTCTACTGCTTGGGCTTGGCTTACCTTGCTTTCACATGCCCGCTAGCGTACAGTGCCCTCTGCAACACAGCGGCCACCCTTAGCTATGTGGCAGAGGCCCTCGGCTCCTTCTTCAGTTGGTTCAGCTTCTTCCCGCTCCTTGGGCGCCTGATGGAGTCTGTCCTCCTTCTGCCTTGCTGGGTCTAGAAGCTGCTGGTGGGAGATCATGGCTTCAGCAGCGGCTACTTCCAAGAGTGGTAAAAGCTCTATGAGtttgttcagttttctttagttgcggtgagcgggggctactcttcgttgcggtgcacgggcttctcattgcagtggcttctcttgttgcggagcaggggctctaggctcgcgggcttcagtagttgtagcacccgggcttagttgctccgcggcatgtgggatcttcccagaccagggctcgaacccgtgtcccctgcattggcaggtggattcttaaccactgtgccaccagggaagccctaggctaAGCCTTATTGGAGCTGGTACCCCTAATGTGGAAGTACTGTTTTCATGTCTGCTGGGTCAGCCCCCAGAAGGGTGTCCTGGCTTCTTTGGGCTTCTGTGTGCAATGGGTGAAGGTTCAGAGGCTCTAATAGGGAGTGGGGAAAGATACAtgtatattatttactttttattgaggtataacataTATAGAGTACAATAATTTTATATAGATACCTAGGTAACCACCGCTCCAATGAAGGTATGGAATATTTCTAGCACTAAGAAGGTTCCCTCATACCCCTTCCCAATCTATACTCCTTTCCTGGGAAAAAACCTCTATTCTGACTTGTattaccatagattagttttgtctaTTCTTgggcttcatataaatggaatcattcagtgtgtactcttttgtgtctgagttctttcattcaacattatgtttgtgagatttattCATACTGTTGCATGGGATTATAAactgtttgttttcattgttgtatagtatcccattgtatgaatataccacagtttatctatcCACTTttgtcaatgaacatttgggtggtttccagtttggggctattctgaataaagctgttacaaacattcttgtacatgtctttgGTGGACATATATGCTTATTTCTCTTGCAAGGAGGAGATCTTGTCAGGCATGCCAAGTTCCAGGTTGGAATATGAGCATCTGTGATTAAAAGCAAATCCTGGTTCTTGCCATGAGATCCAGAGGTTGTCCATGTTTCAAAAGGCTGGAATTCTAATCTGAGGCTCTGTGCCTTTCCCACCAGCAAGTGGAAGCCAATTCCAGCCTGATTTAGGAAGGGAGCAAGGAGAGGCTCAGGAGCCCTGACAACTTATGAGGTTCTAATTTGTTAGCTTGTGTCTCCCTAAGGTTTTGGGTCTCTCAGAGGGGGcaacaaatgaagaaatacatTGCAGATACCTGGAGCTAGTGAAGACCACAATTGGCACCAGGCGGAGGAAGCTCAGAGGCACTTTCTGGAGATCCAGGCTGCGTATGAAGTCCTGAGTCAGCCCAGGAAGCCAAGGGGATCCTGCGGGTGAGAAGAAACTTCTCTTTGAGGATGGACTCTTCCTGGCACAGCTGGGCAGCTTGTCCCAGCCCAACTTTGCCCACATGAGGTATCCCAACAGTGTTAAAGAAACTGTCACTTGCAGTGGAGATGAGAAAATCTTAAAGGGGTGAGAAAGCTTTTGTGGTAGAAGAATGTATTTATGTTTTGAATTTCTGAATTCTTGGCTATCATATTActgattatattttcttaaaatgagataatgcaatGAAAGACATATtataaaaccaataaaatatCTTTTAGAGTCTATACCACATTATTTCACCCCTGGTGCATTGAAGGATGATGGAGGAAGTttacttaacaatttttttttttttttaatgtgcaaagCACTGAGTTAGGTgattgaagaaaaatataaggGTTCCAATATTTCACAAGGTGTCCTGTGACAAGGGGGATTTGATCTATTCTGTGGGCTACCAAGGGGTAAGACTGGGGTTAAGTttcaaaatttcagaaaaatattttaattccatttataggaGAACTTTCTAGGAGCTATACTTTTCCCAAGAAGGAACAAGCTGCTGTGGGGTAGGGGGGTAGGGTGTAATCCCCCTATCACAGACTCTTCTGCTTGGTGTATTGTGGAGAGCCCTCAAACTTTACACGGGTGGTTAGACTGGCTGAATTGTCAGGTCTTCCTGAAACTTGGGATTTGATTCTGAGCTACACACCTTGCTCCCTAGTTGTTTACAGTCCAGTGGGGGATAATAACACAGGTACAGATATCAAAGTCTGCCTCATTCAGTGTTCTGAACTGTGTCCTAAGAGGTGTAAATAGAATGTATTAGAAAATTGCAGAAGGAACAGATGACACTGTTTTATGGGGACTCATGGGAAAATTCATGATTTTGTATCTCATATGCCTTTATGGGGACTTTGGGGAAACCCTAGGGAACCAATAACTTGAGCATCTCAAGGGGGCCTTATTTAATTCCCAAGTGTGGAAGGAACAGCCCAGGATGCCTCAGTTTGCAGAGGAAGACTGGAGACCAGGAACGCGATGTTAAAATTATGTACACTTACTCCaggtttcttgcttttctttatttgtgtGTACAAccctcagtctttttcttttctttttttctggaagttAACTCTGAGtggtatatgtattctttttttaatttattttatttgtttatttttggctgcgttgggtctttgttgctgtgcatgggctttctctagttgtggcgagcggggtctactcttcgttgtggtgcgcaggcttctcattgcggtggcttctcttgttcgggAGCATgcactctaggcgcgcgggcttcattagttgtggcacgcggcttagtagttgtggctcacaggctctagagcgcaggcttagtagctgtggcgcacgggcttagttgctccgcggcaggtgggatctccccggaccagggctcgaacccgtgtcccctgcattggcaggcggattcttaaccactgggccaccagggaagccccggtatatgtattcttaaaaagtaaaattattttgactAGTTTTCcctactgattaaaaaaaatggtcagatcAATTGAGAGGAATGAAATTtgtagatgtgtttttttttgcatctatatattaaaaaaatgtgccAATGAATTTATATACCATGATTTTAAGAccaaattagggacttccctggaggtccagtgattaataCTCCGctctcccgatgcagggggccttggtttgatccctggtcagggagctagatcctgcatgccgcaatcccggtgcagccaaaaaaaaaaaagaccaaattaactttcacacttttttttttttactattaatttACTCAAATGTTTCATCATAtcaagttatttttgtttttttgtcagtatttttagattgaagtatagttaatttaaaatgtcaCACCTTTTTAAAGTTGTCAGAAattgatatatatttcctttGAAGAACATAATTTGTCAAATTATCATGTGGCATTTTCATAGTCTATTAATTAGTAATTTATTAACATGATATGTAGTACTACATCTGCAAAATGTAGTACTACAAAATTTTAATGAGACATTTTCATAAgctattaattaataatttattaacatGATATGTAGTACTACATCTgcaaaatgtaaatgtattaaaaatagtctataaggaaaaagacaaaagagtGATTGAGGTTTTACTtgatttggaaaattattttactgTTCTCAAATTTTCTTATGagtttttgttataaaaatatattttaatttattcaaacgGGAACTACTGATGAGCAGTTTCTATTTTTCCAACATGAGCAATGCTAcaataaatatcttaaaatatgtgtattggtgctttttgtttttataaggcTAGATTCCAATAAGTGATAATGCAGGGCTAAACAGAATGtatgctttaaatttttattgatacTGTATCAGGTTACTTTTGGAAAAGACTGTAAACAATCTACACTTCCACCAGCAGTACAAGTGGCCTTTTCTTTGTAACCGGTATGGACTgttatctttcttttaattttttgccaACATGATGGGGGAGAAATAGTATCTGATGACTTCAGTTTGCCTTTTCCTGACTCCTAGTaaagttcagcatcttttcaaatgtttattgggCCCTTGCATTTCC
It encodes the following:
- the DNAJC22 gene encoding LOW QUALITY PROTEIN: dnaJ homolog subfamily C member 22 (The sequence of the model RefSeq protein was modified relative to this genomic sequence to represent the inferred CDS: deleted 2 bases in 1 codon; substituted 3 bases at 3 genomic stop codons) encodes the protein MAKGLLMTYALWAVGGLAGLHHLYLGRDSHALLXMLTLGWGGGGLGWLWEFWKLPSFVAQANRPQGQRQSSGGGTHPLSPIHFAAQMIVGIYFGLVALISLSFMGSFYIVGLPLAVGLGVLLMAAVGNQTSDFKNTLGAAFLTSPIFYGRPIAILPIILAAGITAQKHRLYKASVGSEMLSVRLYCLGLAYLAFTCPLAYSALCNTAATLSYVAEALGSFFSWFSFFPLLGRLMESVLLLPCWVXKLLVGDHGFSSGYFQEWXKLYEFVQFSLVALEKPLGKVPLEAAAFGNLRESFGSFRQFQLGPSTPSARCPPTPRRPALSGHWPFYTQARARVPPVPTSI